The following are from one region of the Plasmodium gaboni strain SY75 chromosome 12, whole genome shotgun sequence genome:
- a CDS encoding putative protein geranylgeranyltransferase type II, alpha subunit → MENRYLYEYKKKFGVSHPEILDEEEFESLNYNLFHMMEQKKFVIDIKDIEEDAKKYLFDEKGDIKNKEKISIINTYYSDRERMLFSLLSSLIEKKEYSFEGYIICSYIIKMNSSYYSAWVYRRKCLKKLNLNLLNDLKFTKHIISDNIKSFQSWFHRRWLIEYIYKMNCRKKNKKSDNECNYNRYIEEDKNKDNKNENINEYNIEMENNYISVFDDEKNFISSEEEMSSDSSYNIYDNFYNDDDIGFISNCDDIDFEEGEENNRNNIYMYEELEDIINNNIFFKNSLLSNEIINIDNFLYEELLYNNCDLFIDMKNYNSWATKTWLIDKFNILQNEYICKKYNIILHEFCFINYLLSIDIYNNSLWVYRYFILNKLNYFYDITKMEKEINFCFTYANQFYDNQAIFNYFIHMVFIYINLYKNGTKGKKKNTEIYKQGNILYEKKEETYEHVKVDIFQIPLVNDIKNELIKIQDKSKFVLVFLSQLYAYNGSYDDEIKCYRYLEKYDDFNEHVWKDKIECVQKKLKI, encoded by the exons ATGGAAAATCGATATTTGTATgaatataagaaaaagTTCGGTGTGAGTCATCCTGAAATATTGGATGAGGAGGAGTTCGAATCTTTGAATTATAATCTGTTTCATATGATggaacaaaaaaaatttgttatagatataaaagatatagAAGAAGATGctaagaaatatttatttgatgAGAAGGgtgatataaaaaataaagaaaagattagtataataaatacatattatagTGATAGGGAAAGAATGTTATTTTCGTTGTTATCATCtttaatagaaaaaaaagaatattcttttgaaggctatattatatgtagttatattataaaaatgaattcTTCTTATTATAGCGCATGGGTATACAGAAGAAAATGtttaaagaaattaaatttaaatctattgaatgatttaaaatttacaaaacatattataagtgataatattaaaagttTTCAGAGTTGGTTCCATAGAAGATGGTTAATTgagtatatatataaaatgaattgtagaaaaaaaaataagaaaagTGATAATGAATGTAATTATAATAGATATATTGAGGaggataaaaataaagataataagaatgaaaatataaatgaatataatattgaaatggaaaataattatatatccGTATTTGATGATGAAAAGAATTTTATAAGTTCAGAAGAAGAAATGAGTAGTGATAgttcatataatatatatgataatttttataatgatgatgatattGGTTTTATAAGTAATTGTGATGATATAGATTTTGAAGAAGgagaagaaaataatagaaataatatatatatgtatgaaGAATTAGaagatattattaataataatatattttttaaaaattctttattatcaaatgaaataattaatatagataattttttatatgaagaattattatataataattgtgatttatttattgatatgaaaaattataattcttGGGCTACTAAAACATGGCTTATAgataaatttaatattttacaaaatgaatatatatgtaaaaaatataatataatattacatgaattttgttttataaattatttattaagtattgatatatataataattcattgtgggtatatagatattttatacttaacaaattaaattatttttatgatataacaaaaatggagaaagaaattaatttttgttttacATATGCCAATCAATTTTATGACAACCAAGctatttttaattatttcattcatatggtttttatatatattaacttatataaaaatgggacgaaaggaaaaaaaaaaaatacagaaatatataaacaagGAAATATActatatgaaaaaaaagaagaaacATATGAACATGTAAAGGTAGATATATTCCAAATTCCTCTTGttaatgatattaaaaatgaattaataaaaattcaGGACAAATCAAAATTTGTTCTAGTCTTCCTTTCACAACTTTATGCTTACAACGGATCTTATGATGATGAAATAAAG TGTTATAGGTATCTTGAAAAGTACGACGATTTTAACGAACATGTGTGGAAAGATAAAATAGAATGtgttcaaaaaaaattaaaaatatga
- a CDS encoding putative 40S ribosomal protein S17 yields MGRVRTKTIKRAARQIVEKYYAKLTLDFQINKKITEEVAIIPSKRMKNKVAGFVTHLMKRIQKGPVRGISLKLQEEERERRLDFVPEKSQIDVSVIYVEPDTLRMIKSLGINISNMKVHNPMINTNQQKQNRMNNQF; encoded by the exons atg GGAAGAGTAAGGACTAAAACTATTAAAAGAGCTGCAAGGCAAATTGTTGAAAAGTACTATGCCAAATTAACTCTCGATTTtcaaattaataaaaagataacAGAAGAAGTAGCCATAATTCCTTCTAAGagaatgaaaaataaagtTGCTGGATTTGTTACCCACTTAATGAAAAGAATACAAAAGGGACCTGTACGTGGTATCAGTTTGAAATTACAAGAAGAAGAAAGAGAAAGACGTTTAGATTTTGTTCCAGAAAAATCACAAATCGATGTTAGTGTAATTTATGTTGAACCTGATACATTACGTATGATTAAATCATTAGGTATTAATATTAGTAACATGAAAGTACATAATCCTATGATTAATACTAATcaacaaaaacaaaacagAATGAATAACCAATtttaa
- a CDS encoding rab specific GDP dissociation inhibitor yields the protein MNEHYDVIILGTGLKECILSGLLSHYGKKILVLDRNPYYGGETASLNLTNLYNTFKPNEKIPSKYGENRHWNVDLIPKFILVGGNLVKILKKTRVTNYLEWLVVEGSYVYQHQKKGFLSSEKFIHKVPATDMEALVSPLLSLMEKNRCKNFYQYVSEWDANKRNTWDNLDPYKLTMMEIYKHFNLCQLTIDFLGHAVALYLNDDYLKQPAYLTLERIKLYMQSISAFGKSPFIYPLYGLGGIPEGFSRMCAINGGTFMLNKNVVDFVFNEENKVCGIKSSDGEIAYCDKVICDPSYVMHLKNKIKKIGQVIRCICILSNPIPETNQTNSCQIIIPQNQLKRKSDIYINLVSFQHGVTLKGKYIAIVSATVETNNPIKEIEKPLELLGTIEEKFVKISDLYVSTSKKPDDNIFVTSSYDATSHFETATNDLLQIWENLWGQKLNFDDLNTNADGEAPDFN from the exons ATGAATGAGCATTATgat gTTATTATTCTAGGTACGGGGCTCAAAGAATGCATTTTAAGTGGACTTCTGTCCCACTATG GTAAAAAGATTTTAGTATTAGACAGGAACCCCTATTATGGTGGAGAAACTGCATCATTGAATTTAACAAATTTGTATAATACTTTTAAGCCAA ATGAGAAGATTCCAAGCAAGTATGGAGAGAATAGACATTGGAATGTAGATTTAATTCCGAAGTTTATTTTAGTTGGAGGTAATTTAgtgaaaatattaaaaaagacTAGAGTAACAAATTATTTGGAATGGCTTGTTGTAGAAGGGTCATATGTGTATCAACATCAAAAGAAAGGATTTTTAAGTTCTGAGAAATTTATTCATAAGGTTCCTGCTACTGATATGGAAGCTTTAGTGTCTccattattatcattaatggaaaaaaatagaTGTAAGAATTTTTATCAGTATGTAAGTGAATGGGATGCAAATAAAAGGAATACCTGGGATAATTTAGATCCATATAAATTAACAATGatggaaatatataagCATTTTAATTTATGTCAATTAACTATAGATTTTTTAGGACATGCTGTGGCcttatatttaaatgatgaTTATTTAAAACAACCAGCATATTTAACATTAGaaagaataaaattatatatgcaATCTATATCAGCATTTGGAAAATCACCATTTATATATCCATTATATGGTTTAGGTGGTATACCTGAAGGTTTTTCTCGTATGTGTGCAATAAATGGAGGTACATTCATGTTAAACAAAAATGTTGTAgattttgtttttaatgaagaaaataaagtATGTGGAATAAAATCAAGTGATGGAGAAATTGCATATTGTGATAAAGTTATATGTGATCCAAGTTATGTTATgcatttaaaaaataaaattaaaaaaattggACAAGTCATAAGatgtatatgtattttaaGTAATCCAATACCAGAAACTAATCAAACCAATAGCTGtcaaattattattccACAAAATcaattaaaaagaaaaagtGATATCTATATTAATCTTGTTTCTTTTCAACATGGTGTTACACTtaaaggaaaatatattgCCATCGTATCAGCAACAGTAGAAACAAATAATCCAATAAAAGAAATTGAAAAACCATTAGAACTATTGGGAACAATTGAAGAAAAATTTGTCAAAATTTCTGACTTGTATGTATCTACAAGTAAAAAACCAGATGacaatatttttgttaCCTCTTCATATGATGCTACTTCTCATTTTGAAACAGCTACAAATGACCTTTTACAAATATGGGAAAATTTATGGGgacaaaaattaaattttgACGATTTAAATACAAATGCTGATGGAGAAGCTCCAGATTTTAActaa
- a CDS encoding syntaxin, Qa-SNARE family: MEVIYRNITNTYFDYRREIKKKKNRFKLRAYEKVDEDEDTGKENLLNQNEDLEMQEQSMLPPYWIEKIEECSEDINNMKTKIIQLQKLQKNKLLNALNNDESLTENITQLSSNITFLIKNCEQKIQSVSSKDYDKDKNNIIEKLKNNAKNSLLSQLQSLSQTFHKNQKSYIKEFKKMSNAYDDLQQYQNFNEQNELLYQQEEQQHSSINMNKRNSDLKKIADTVVDLHTIFKELSVMLVDQGSLLDQIDYNMEASLDKSEKGINKLKIIEKRENDKIAKKCVSYLTTLIFVLLFLIIIKHLY, from the coding sequence ATGGaagttatatatagaaatattacaaatacATATTTCGATTATAGGAgagaaataaaaaaaaagaaaaatagATTTAAATTAAGAGCATATGAAAAAGTAGATGAAGATGAAGATACaggaaaagaaaatttattaaatcaAAATGAAGATTTGGAAATGCAAGAACAAAGTATGTTACCTCCTTATTGGATAGAAAAAATTGAAGAATGTTCagaagatataaataatatgaaaacaaaaataatacaacttcaaaaattacaaaaaaataaactTTTAAATGctttaaataatgatgaaagTCTGACTGAAAATATAACACAACTATCCTCAAACATAACgtttttaataaaaaattgtgAACAAAAAATTCAAAGTGTGTCCTCAAAAGATTAtgataaagataaaaataatataattgaAAAACTTAAAAATAATGCTAAAAATAGCTTACTTTCTCAACTACAATCATTATCACAAACATTTCataaaaatcaaaaaagttatataaaagaatttaaaaaaatgtcTAATGCATATGATGACCTTCAACAATATCAAAACTTCaatgaacaaaatgaatTACTCTACCAACAAGAAGAACAACAACACTCTTCAATTAATATGAACAAAAGAAATAGTgacttaaaaaaaattgcTGATACTGTAGTAGATTTGCACAcaatatttaaagaattatCTGTAATGTTAGTTGATCAAGGATCCTTACTAGATCAAATAGATTATAATATGGAAGCATCGTTGGACAAAAGTGAAAAAGGAATAAACAAATTGAaaattatagaaaaaagagaaaatgataaaatagCAAAAAAATGTGTATCATACCTTACGAcattaatttttgttttgttatttttaattataatcaAACATTTATATTGA
- a CDS encoding putative zinc finger protein — protein MSKKRKSYENDEDLYDNKRNKKNVASSIDSYGRKVWDKEYYQKKVDEKVENDEDELILKLLPDLKKKSKLEPPPPSERKLLEERKENLLLEKNLGKVQILTQKTPKNEQGGYYCKICDCVLKDSQTYLDHINGKNHNRMLGYSMKVKKVTLDDVKKRLSLLKDKKQNKTEDVEKDPYEEAKKNLKDMQKDEERRIQKRKEKKMLKKLEKEKKKNENEKGSENENDDEESENMNMMFKEMGLPTSFV, from the coding sequence atgagcaaaaaaagaaagagTTATGAAAATGATGAGGACctttatgataataaaaggAATAAGAAAAATGTTGCTTCAAGTATTGATAGTTATGGAAGAAAAGTTTGGgataaagaatattatCAAAAGAAGGTTGATGAAAAAGTTGAGAATGATGAGGatgaattaatattaaaattgttacctgatttaaaaaaaaaatctaaACTTGAGCCACCTCCACCATCAGaaagaaaattattagaagaaagaaaagaaaatttattattagaaaaaaatttagGTAAAGTTCAAATTTTAACTCAGAAAACTCCTAAAAATGAACAAGGAGGTTATTATTGTAAAATATGTGATTGTGTGCTTAAGGATTCACAAACATACTTAGATCACATTAATGGAAAGAATCATAATAGAATGTTAGGTTATAGTATGAAGGTAAAAAAAGTTACTTTAGATGATGTAAAAAAGAGATTAAGCCTTCTTAAAGATAAGaaacaaaacaaaacaGAGGATGTCGAAAAAGATCCATATGAAGAGGCtaagaaaaatttaaaagatatgCAAAAAGATGAAGAAAGGAGAATCCAAAAAAGAAAGGAAAAGAAGATGCTAAAGAAATtagaaaaggaaaaaaagaaaaacgaaaatgaaaaaggaagtgaaaatgaaaatgacGATGAAGAATCggaaaatatgaatatgaTGTTCAAAGAAATGGGACTACCGACATCCTTTgtatga
- a CDS encoding hypothetical protein (conserved Plasmodium protein, unknown function), which translates to MNATENNSVDLEPFNSILDRKYFPYFFFLFEIYSFISIFCLFDYNNVNRTKQSIKTSLILCFIASINIGLSIYFLLLYFDVCV; encoded by the coding sequence ATGAATGCTACTGAAAATAATTCTGTAGATTTAGAACCTTTTAACTCCATATTAGACCGAAAatattttccatatttttttttcctatttgaaatatattcttttataagtattttttgtttatttgattataataatgtaaaCAGAACAAAACAAAGTATTAAAACGAGCCTTATTTTATGTTTCATAGCATCTATTAATATAGGGCtttccatatattttttattgttatattttgatGTTTGTGTTTGA
- a CDS encoding hypothetical protein (conserved Plasmodium protein, unknown function) — protein MESKHFYGDHMTHEKVRELLDSSNVTYEQTPSFFNGNIIYSEKPTRKDNLKYRIEYLKDGTAIYYKRRVGDFKKIFCCF, from the exons atggAAAGTAAACATTTTTATGGTGATCATATGACGCATGAGAAGGTTAGGGAATTGTTAGATTCATCAAATGTTACTTACGAGCAAACTCCTAGTTTCTTTAATGGtaacataatatattcagAAAAACCAACAAGAAAAGATAATCTAAAATATCGTATTGAGTATTTAAAG GATGGAACAGcaatatattacaaaagAAGAGTAGGAGACTTTAAGAAAATTTTCTGTTGTTTTTAA
- a CDS encoding hypothetical protein (conserved Plasmodium protein, unknown function) yields MVSSFNNAHLNIKKKCLQKENRIDMNPNIEEGTELSNELYLQFQKEINIFINCINGHEKKDKEKNYVDTSHVMVGSEDEFIFYLRNIQDNQKRENKIKEKQLQNYNINWNEYSKNYKRTPNKWNECDIEKKQKKKKINYSSNSICKNNEKTIFENMLNKNEKILNNKISEIIEFGKKRNDPNIYKCVDRSNYTYLKNYNLKGYKNGFMNISNNYNELNNINIYNCDEEDDIWNTFMFTRNDSKDSKMIIDNFVNKIKDSNQKQNNDDITLKDITFKKYTHKKKKKKSYQRINNNYTQHLNFKNINMQNEQKTYLSTYNNESNVFREYEKIVKKNEKILILLYKIIYKLNIFDINKKFNKKIEDVVNIYIIKVNNIISTYKLLLQYDNIQSRKMLEYYLKKNEIILLKNILKYIIQLMSEIKRQYSGIKKQIQKKIMEIQKVAS; encoded by the coding sequence ATGGTTTCCAGTTTTAATAATGcacatttaaatataaaaaaaaaatgtcTACAGAAAGAAAATAGGATTGATATGAATCCAAATATAGAAGAGGGAACAGAACTATCTAATGAACTATATCTTCAATTtcaaaaagaaataaatatattcataaattGCATAAATGGacatgaaaaaaaagacaaagaaaaaaattatgtagATACTTCCCATGTAATGGTTGGTTCTGAAGATgaattcattttttatttaagaaatataCAAGATAATCAAAAGAGAGAAAATAagataaaagaaaaacaattacaaaattataacaTTAATTGGAATGAGTACAGTaagaattataaaagaaCACCAAATAAATGGAACGAATGTGATATAGagaaaaaacaaaagaaaaaaaaaattaattatagTTCTAATTCTATATGcaaaaataatgaaaaaacaattttcgaaaatatgttaaataaaaatgaaaaaattttaaataacaAAATTTCAGAAATAATAGAATTTGGAAAAAAACGAAATGATccaaatatatacaaatgtGTAGATAGAAGTAATTATActtatttaaaaaattataatttaaaaggTTATAAGAATGgatttatgaatatatctaacaattataatgagcttaataatatcaatatatataattgtgATGAGGAAGATGATATATGGAATACATTTATGTTTACAAGAAATGATTCAAAAGATTCAAAAATGATTATAGataattttgtaaataaaattaaagatAGCAAtcaaaaacaaaacaatGACGACATAACTCTAAAAGATATCAcattcaaaaaatatacccataaaaaaaaaaaaaaaaaatcatacCAAAGAATAAACAATAATTATACTCAacatttaaattttaaGAACATAAATATGCAGAACGAACAAAAAACATACTTATCAACATATAATAACGAATCTAATGTTTTTAGAGAATATGAAAAGAtagttaaaaaaaatgaaaaaatactcatattattatataaaattatttataaattaaacatatttgatattaataaaaaatttaataaaaaaatagaagatgtagttaatatttatataataaaagtaaacAACATTATTagtacatataaattattattacaatatgataatattcAAAGCAGAAAAATGCttgaatattatttaaaaaaaaatgaaataatcttgttgaaaaatatactaaaatatataattcaacTTATGAGTGAAATTAAACGTCAATATAGtggaataaaaaaacaaatacaaaaaaaaattatggAAATACAAAAGGTAGCTTCTTGA
- a CDS encoding putative vacuolar-sorting protein SNF7, producing the protein MRFWFSKKKNSPEYSDNKKKNNDEIYKAILKNREAIDALEKKQVQVEKKIKQLEIEAKQKVQNNQMNSAKILLKRKKLYEQEIENILNNRLTLEDNMINLENMHLHKIAVSALSYAANTHKKLNNEINPQKVEKIIDTIQENKDMQEEINQALSFNLINNVDDDEIDKELNLLKEQSLEEKLSAKVNNIPPIPNENINIPNKQRQNINFNEESDDEELKELIGEMT; encoded by the exons ATGAGATTTTGGTtttccaaaaaaaaaaatagtcCTGAATatagtgataataaaaaaaagaacaat GATGAAATATACAAAGctattttaaaaaatagGGAAGCAATAGATGCTTTAGAAAAGAAGCAAGTGCAAGtagagaaaaaaattaag cAACTTGAAATTGAAGCAAAACAGAAAGTTCAGAATAATCAAATGAACAGTGCcaaaatattattgaaacgaaaaaaattgtatgaacaagaaatagaaaatattttaaataatagATTAACTTTAGAAgataatatgataaatttagaaaatatGCATTTACATAAAATTGCAGTTAGTGCATTGTCTTATGCAGCTAATACACACAAAAAGCTTAACAATGAAAT TAATCCTCAAAAAGTGGAAAAAATTATTGACACCATAcaagaaaataaagatatgCAAGAAGAAATTAATCAAGCCTTAAGTTTCAACCTCATAAATAACGTAGATGat gACGAAATCGATAAGGAACTCAATTTATTGAAAGAGCAAAGCTTGGAAGAAAAACTCA GTGCTAAAGTTAATAATATACCCCCAATACCAAATG aaaatattaatattcCAAATAAGCAAAGACAAAATATAAACTTTAACGAGGAG TCTGATGACGAAGAATTAAAAGAGCTTATTGGAGAAATGACCTAA
- a CDS encoding putative ubiquitin-conjugating enzyme E2, with amino-acid sequence MWYDNERILEEEGISRLLVGRTFAYFPKYADGNNNNNNDISSENKENLDSIDNIKYDNKEYTLITQRLGRTIIPLNPELLAQSTFDQDIIDGYLNEIHKNIHNYSILTEYSFLMNEIPRNFYCLPQIDNLLIWDVFIMLYSTVYKNAKLKLQIRLSHNYPNTCPEVFFITPIFHPLVNIQTGKLNLGTSLSNWDPSCHYMSLIFLYIKNLFYLQEEYNKETVENQEALFLLNNDKDEFIKNVQKYINLGNKKIYDHMENCMFNFNQKEEHIEIKDKLENIKTDQVCARKAEAFIHWLINEYSMESTMGDEESINGEEKKINDNENNINTDEKNKESIKRDDTNEEYNQSDNINVEKYSMDNYINNVNTNE; translated from the coding sequence ATGTGGTATGACAATGAACGAATTTTAGAAGAAGAAGGAATTAGCAGATTATTAGTTGGAAGAACGTTTGCATATTTCCCAAAATATGCAGatggtaataataataataataatgatataagTAGCGAAAATAAAGAGAATTTAGATAgtatagataatataaaatatgataataagGAATATACATTAATAACACAAAGATTAGGTAGAACAATAATACCATTAAATCCTGAATTATTAGCACAATCTACATTTGATCAAGATATTATTGATGgatatttaaatgaaatacataaaaatatacataattattCTATACTAACAGAATATTCATTTCTTATGAATGAAATACCAAgaaatttttattgtttaCCCCAAATagataatttattaatatgggatgtttttataatgttatatagtactgtatataaaaatgcaaaattaaaattacAAATACGTTTAAGTCATAATTATCCAAATACATGTCCAGaagtattttttataacacCCATATTCCATCCTTTAGTTAATATTCAAACAGGAAAATTAAATTTAGGCACTAGTCTCTCTAATTGGGATCCTAGTTGCCATTATATGTctcttatatttttatatataaaaaacctcttttatttacaagaggaatataataaagaaacTGTAGAAAATCAAGAAGCgctttttttattaaacaatgataaagatgaatttattaaaaatgttcaaaaatatataaatctgggtaataaaaaaatatatgatcATATGGAAAATTGTATGTTTAACTTTAATCAAAAGGAAGAACATAttgaaataaaagataagttggaaaatattaaaacTGATCAGGTATGTGCTAGAAAGGCTGAGGCCTTTATACACTGGTTGATAAATGAATACTCGATGGAAAGCACAATGGGGGATGAGGAAAGTATAAATGgagaagaaaaaaaaataaatgataatgagaacaatataaataccGATGAGAAAAATAAGGAAAGCATAAAAAGGGATGACACAAATGAGGAATATAATCAAagtgataatataaatgttgaaaaatattcaatggataattatataaataatgttaatacaaatgaataa
- a CDS encoding putative microtubule associated katanin: MNSILYKKIKLTDDAVKNLSVIRAFKYKQSITKNISWSCDGELLLASNGNDSITLYSLIKGNNIKTLYSKKSGVDVVRFLNNTNEVIICSTKSNNSEHKQFLRFWDIKENKYIKSLPQIGNICELNGISINYNKKLMLVNSDDGHVKLYYFNCDSPLILYKSNFVRPVSCFDNEGHVFIASYGKKEIHFYDLLMYDRGEYNIIDLKNIMKNEEFITNLFFTPNNKYIIISTNLNHHYKIDSITGTYICTYKYPLQANQQCVMSNTTKDIINQHTYSQTNQKLQHTLNNTNQKNVHLENKNDIFFMPTITPDGHYVMCGGKDAGIHIWAEAGNHVTTLYGHEGPPNNVSFNPKCSVLASSCLNIALWQPSL, translated from the exons atgaattcgatactttataaaaaaataaaacttACTGATGATGCTGTAAAAAATTTGAGTGTAATAAGAGCATTTAAGTATAAGCAATCcataacaaaaaatatatcatgGAGTTGTGATGGGGAATTATTATTAGCTTCTAATGGTAACGATTCAATTACATTATATAGTTTAATAAAAggtaataatataaaaacttTATATAGTAAAAAATCTGGTGTGGATGTTGTTCGTTTTCTAAACAATACTAACGAAGTAATTATATGTTCCACCAAATCTAATAATTCAGAACATAAACAATTTTTACGTTTTTGGgatataaaagaaaataaatatataaaatcatTACCACAAATTGGAAATATATGTGAATTAAATGGTATTTctattaattataataaaaaattaatgcTTGTTAATTCAGATGATGGACATGTAAagttatattattttaattgTGATTCCCCtttaattctttataaATCAAATTTTGTAAGACCTGTTTCTTGTTTTGATAATGAAGGTCATGTATTTATTGCATCCTATGGTAAAAAAGAAATCcatttttatgatttattaATGTATGATCGTGgtgaatataatattatagatttaaaaaatattatgaaaaatgaagaatttATAACCaacttattttttactccaaataataaatatattatcatttcTACTAATCTTAATCATCATTATAAAATAGATTCTATTACCGGTACTTATATATGTACGTATAAATATCCACTCCAAGCAAATCAACAATGTGTTATGTCAAATACAACAAAGGATATTATTAACCAACATACCTATTCACAAACAAATCAAAAACTTCAACACacattaaataatacaaatcaaaaaaatgttcatctcgaaaataaaaatgatatcTTTTTCATGCCAACCATTACGCCGGATGGTCACTATGTCATGTGTG GGGGGAAAGATGCGGGCATTCATATTTGGGCCGAAGCAGGAAACCATGTAACAACTTTATATGGACATGAAG GCCCTCCGAACAATGTTAGTTTTAATCCGAAGTGCTCTGTTCTCGCTTCTA gCTGCTTAAATATAGCATTGTGGCAACCTTCATTATGA